A window from Brachionichthys hirsutus isolate HB-005 chromosome 4, CSIRO-AGI_Bhir_v1, whole genome shotgun sequence encodes these proteins:
- the hint2 gene encoding histidine triad nucleotide-binding protein 2, mitochondrial — protein MHLRHVVRTQFVWTRTACISRLQRVCRAERPLCTKGDEVRLAEEASKKYGSPAPTIFSKIIDKRIPADVIYEDEKCLAFRDVNPQAPVHFLVIPRVPIPRISEVNDVDAELLGHLLVVAKNVAQQESLTEGYRVVINDGKHGAQSVYHLHIHVLGGRQMTWPPG, from the exons ATGCATTTACGTCACGTCGTGCGGACGCAGTTCGTCTGGACCAGAACTGCGTGTATCAGCCGTTTGCAGCGCGTTTGCCGAGCCGAG aggcccCTGTGTACCAAAGGTGACGAGGTGAGGCTGGCAGAGGAGGCGTCCAAGAAGTATGGCTCCCCAGCTCCAACCATCTTCTCCAAGATCATTGACAAGAGGATCCCCGCGGACGTTATTTACGAAGACGAGAAG TGTTTGGCATTCAGGGATGTAAATCCACAAGCCCCTGTTCACTTCCTGGTCATCCCGAGGGTTCCAATCCCCAGAATAAGTGAGGTCAACGACGTTGATGCTGAG CTCTTAGGACATTTGCTGGTTGTTGCCAAAAATGTTGCACAGCAAGAATCTCTAACTGAGGGCTACAGAGTGG TGATCAACGACGGGAAACACGGGGCTCAGTCGGTTTACCATCTTCACATCCACGTCTTGGGAGGACGGCAGATGACGTGGCCACCGGGTTAA
- the mrps30 gene encoding large ribosomal subunit protein mL65: protein MAARRRLPLLFHLKRVHTEAAVTEPAYPPIVHSLTAKSKGAKGRRFEEWVNQTSASPVEEKIASVTRMQRKKFVVYPQTFARNADRWYQHFTKTAYVPGLPGRFSPGQEEQGSPPAAAEAAVRATLPGIDRDAFEDIRAVVTRAILHEHWHEKKPRTFVYREQERLVGPFLRSLVTGLTFSLARYNPLLLQASVDLNPQLNFYWWRGQRIIPKGHRRGRVESPKFQIDDQPHSQIRITQQLPEFTSMEASYAAEVPEITVAPNMMPLFKRQYENRVFTGAKVPDPARYGHTQFHLVPDRYRRDRMARLQQSDQVDVFLRANALSSLFAWTGAQAMYQGFWNHEDVTRPFVSQAVITDGHFFTFFCYQLNTLALSVETDANNPRKNLLWGNESLRLYDRVEDGAVVGLNDDVIALLVQFLANRP, encoded by the exons ATGGCGGCCCGCAGGAGGCTGCCCTTACTCTTCCATCTGAAGCGCGTCCACACCGAGGCTGCGGTCACGGAGCCGGCGTATCCCCCCATCGTTCACTCTCTTACGGCAAAAAGCAAAGGCGCAAAGGGACGACGGTTTGAGGAATGGGTGAATCAGACAAGTGCCTCCCCCGTGGAAGAAAAGATCGCGTCCGTCACTCGGATGCAGCGAAAGAAATTTGTGGTTTACCCGCAGACGTTCGCACGGAACGCAGACAGATGGTACCAACACTTTACCAAGACCGCGTATGTTCCGGGCCTTCCTGGGAGGTTTTCTCCGGGCCAGGAGGAGCAGGGCTctcccccagcagcagcagaagcagcagtcCGAGCCACGTTACCGGGGATCGATCGTGATGCGTTCGAGGACATCCGCGCCGTGGTGACTCGAGCGATTTTACACGAGCATTGGCACGAGAAGAAGCCCAGAACCTTCGTGTACAGAGAACAGGAGCGGCTGGTTGGACCTTTCCTGAGAAGCCTGGTGACCGGACTCACCTTCAGTCTGGCCAGATACAAtccactcctcctccaggcCAGCGTGG ATCTTAATCCCCAGCTGAACTTCTATTGGTGGAGAGGACAGAGGATCATCCCGAAGGGTCACCGGCGAGGGCGAGTGGAGTCGCCCAAATTCCAAATTGACGACCAGCCTCACAGTCAGATCAGGATAACTCAACAGCTGCCAGAG TTTACCTCTATGGAGGCCTCCTATGCAGCTGAAGTTCCAGAGATCACAGTAGCTCCCAACATGATGCCGCTGTTCAAGAGACAGTACGAGAACCGTGTGTTTACAG GAGCCAAGGTGCCCGACCCAGCGCGCTACGGCCACACCCAGTTCCACCTGGTGCCCGACCGGTACCGCAGAGACCGGATGGCCCGGCTGCAGCAGTCTGATCAGGTGGACGTTTTCCTCAGAGCCAACGCGCTCAGCAGTCTCTTTGCCTGGACCGGCGCTCAGGCCATGTACCAGG GCTTCTGGAACCATGAGGACGTTACCAGACCCTTCGTGTCCCAGGCTGTGATCACAGACGGACATTTCTTCACCTTCTTCTGCTACCAGCTCAACACGTTGGCGCTCTCTGTGGAGACGGACGCAAACAACCCCAGAAAAAACCTCCTGTGGGGGAACGAGAGCCTGCGACTGTACGACAGGGTAGAGGATGGGGCGGTGGTGGGTCtgaacgatgatgtcatcgctcttCTGGTTCAGTTCCTCGCAAACCGCCCGTAG
- the pebp1 gene encoding phosphatidylethanolamine-binding protein 1 translates to MPVDLSQWTGELALQEVAERPRRPLTIKYDSLEIDELGKVLTPTQVQNEPSCIEWEGCDPSKLYTLVLTDPDAPSREKADFREWHHFLVVNMKGNDVSSGSVMSAYVGSGPPEGTGLHRYVWLVYEQPAPLSCSEPVLTNRSGQNRGNFRIQRFSEKYNLGPPEAGTCYQAEWDDYVPKLYQQLAGK, encoded by the exons ATGCCCGTCGATCTGAGCCAGTGGACCGGGGAACTTGCTCTGCAAGAGGTCGCAGAAAGGCCAAGACGACCTCTGACCATTAAGTACGACTCGCTGGAAATCGATGAGCTCGGGAAAGTGCTCACGCCAACGCAG GTGCAGAACGAGCCCAGCTGCATCGAGTGGGAAGGCTGCGACCCCAGCAAGCTGTACACGCTGGTCCTCACCGACCCGGACGCCCCCAGCAGGGAGAAGGCAGACTTCAG AGAGTGGCACCACTTTCTGGTGGTCAACATGAAAGGGAACGACGTGTCCTCTGGCTCCGTCATGTCAGCCTACGTGGGCTCCGGTCCTCCCGAGGGCACGG GACTCCACAGGTATGTGTGGCTGGTGTACGAGCAGCCGGCCCCCCTGTCATGTTCTGAGCCGGTCCTCACTAACCGCTCCGGACAGAATCGGGGTAACTTCAGGATCCAGCGTTTCAGTGAGAAGTACAACCTGGGACCCCCAGAGGCAGGAACCTGCTATCAGGCCGAGTGGGACGATTATGTCCCCAAACTGTACCAACAGCTGGCTGGGAAATAA